The Deinococcus wulumuqiensis R12 genome has a window encoding:
- a CDS encoding putative quinol monooxygenase, protein MVTLGLLVRLEAKPGKEADVENFLKGGLPLVEQEPATTAWFAIRLGPSTFGIFDVFPDESGREAHLSGRVAAALQENAELFAQAPDIQKLDVVAAKLPGVLAT, encoded by the coding sequence ATGGTAACACTGGGACTGTTGGTCCGGCTGGAGGCCAAGCCTGGAAAAGAGGCGGACGTCGAGAACTTTCTGAAGGGAGGGCTGCCGCTGGTTGAGCAGGAACCGGCGACGACCGCCTGGTTCGCAATCCGCCTGGGACCTTCGACCTTCGGCATCTTCGACGTATTTCCCGACGAGTCAGGCCGGGAAGCGCACCTGTCGGGCCGTGTTGCAGCGGCACTCCAGGAGAACGCCGAACTGTTCGCACAGGCACCCGACATTCAGAAGCTTGATGTCGTGGCGGCCAAGCTCCCCGGGGTTCTGGCAACTTAA